One genomic region from Leptolyngbyaceae cyanobacterium JSC-12 encodes:
- a CDS encoding hypothetical protein (IMG reference gene:2510095228~PFAM: Protein of unknown function (DUF820)), producing the protein MAISTERNSEGTAAPEPKAELQPVGEQRVVLRGLSWEAYLQILDALPQSRGSRLTYDDGVLEITVPLEDHEFAGRLIERFILTLVELMGLRVKTMGSTTMNYPQLNKGAEPDNAYYIQNQPLVKGRNVDLSQDPPPDLVVEVDITHTDIAKNRFYASLGVPEFWRFNGKVWRIYQLQEGVYVEVESSPTFPNIPKAQLYTFLEQAKEDEVVAVQALRTWWQAQN; encoded by the coding sequence ATGGCAATTAGTACAGAGCGCAACTCCGAAGGAACGGCGGCACCCGAACCCAAAGCCGAATTGCAACCTGTTGGCGAACAGCGCGTTGTGTTAAGAGGGTTGTCTTGGGAAGCGTACTTGCAAATTTTGGATGCGCTGCCTCAATCTCGTGGTTCACGATTGACCTATGACGACGGCGTGTTGGAGATTACCGTGCCTCTAGAAGATCACGAGTTTGCCGGACGCTTGATTGAACGCTTTATTTTGACGTTGGTTGAACTGATGGGGTTGCGAGTCAAAACAATGGGTTCAACTACGATGAACTATCCACAACTCAACAAAGGGGCAGAACCAGACAACGCCTATTACATCCAAAATCAACCCCTAGTCAAAGGTCGCAACGTGGATCTTAGCCAAGATCCGCCCCCCGATCTGGTGGTCGAAGTGGACATTACTCACACCGATATTGCCAAGAATCGATTCTATGCCAGCTTGGGAGTCCCAGAATTTTGGCGGTTTAATGGTAAAGTCTGGCGCATCTACCAGCTTCAGGAAGGGGTATATGTCGAGGTCGAATCCAGCCCTACGTTTCCAAACATCCCCAAAGCACAACTCTATACGTTCCTGGAGCAAGCAAAAGAGGATGAAGTTGTAGCAGTGCAGGCATTACGAACTTGGTGGCAGGCTCAAAACTAG